The genomic stretch TGATAGCAACATCGCTATAAACAAATTTGAGGAATATACTCACAGAAATGTATGCTTTTAAGTTAATGTGAATAAAATTACAGGCTAATGcaacattattttaaattacaaaatGTCATGCGTTAAATCTAGGTTGATATAACAGTTTTCCTGAAAAATTacctaaaaaaattgtttcagaaACTAAAAACTGTTTGATACAGTTTTAATTCTAACTCAATACAAAACCAATCTATTTTCAAGAAacctaaaagataaaaaaagaaagataaaaaattgtaaaaacattAGTTAACATTTATACAAATTTTGGAGGGATTTGTAAAGGAATGGTTGGACGaattaaaaaatagattttttatgcaaaaatggatttgtaaaaatacatttaaaaaatgtgaaagtagTGCTGCCTTTATTATGGTGAATGAAATTTTTTCTCCGTAAAACCAAAGAGATTTCTTTGAACTCGGATTTTTTACTGGAAAAGTAAAACCAAGACCTTGTAACAACCACGAGTAAAATATCCTACCATACAACCTCGTCCACAGAACTTTTTTTGACATTAGGACGGCGATTCTTATCGTCAGCCATATACAAATGTACATAGTTACTGTTGTAgctgtaaattatttttgtgtaaCATATGTATGTTATGCTATACTTCAAATGATGGCTTTGTTTTCAACAACTCTGAAGTCGAACCCATTCTCTAGGTTCTTTTGGAAAATCGAGTTGCTAGGAGTTGACTGTACTacaatttctcttttttatctttGCGAAAATAACGTCGTTGGGAGGATGTGTTTTGTATGTGGTGTgttatgtgtttttttctagaaatgtaactttaaaatatgtttGACATTACGACTCATGCTGGAAGAGAGGAATGTATTTAGGTATATAGCTATAGTTTTTAATGTGTATAACTTATTTGTCTCTTTTGAATGTTTTGGACTCCTTTAGCTTTATACATTAGGGTTTTGTATGCTTATCATTTTTGAGGAAAACataatttatgttttttgttcTGGTTTCTGCCTCTCTTATAGCCTTGAATTTTATTCATGgtggaaaaaaaaaagaaattatttgttggcattttaaatatttatcaaaCACACCTCTTTTGCCTCTTGTTAAAACTTCTGAAGACCAATCTCGTAcacagcgcctgttgtctcttttctatAACTGGGATGGcgaggtcctggggacgaggttgtctaaAGACATTTATTAGCCATCTGTTTGGGTGATATCTTGAAAAGTACAAGCTATTGAGAAAGTTCTGGAGCTTTGTTGTCAgccaatcaaaacaaaaaatgggcAGTCAAGTTGCCATACAACAggttgttttattttgaaaactgaaacagtgaaaagaaaaacattttttctggaTGCCAGTTGACGTGATAAAATTTCTAAACAACTTTGTCAGGCATCTTTGTCTATGAGAGGCAAGCACATGATTGTTACGTCTACCAATGTTCCTAAAATCTAACTTTTTTGTTGGCTTCAACCAATCTCTTCTCAAGCTTCTTTTGCCTTTTTAATATACGTGAAGAAATATTGAAGGAACTATCCCTACGGGTTGTTTAAAAGCGACATATATGCCATAACGACGCTAATATCATTTTTACTTCGGCATTAAATATGGCTTCCTTTAGTCGCACTTATTACCCAGATCCCCGACTTACCCGGATTTTATTGCGGGAGTATATATTTGGGTAAAACAGGATAAAGAAATGTTGAATGATGATGTGTTTTTTTGgaagaaatttatttacattttttacaaaaccaTTTCCTTCGTGACAAAGCTTGGACATTCGCATTCCACAAAGTATCCGGCAGAACAAAATTTTCGATTTGATTTATttctagcttttattttttctttataatatccaagaataataaaaaaaaactttgacaacTTACCATCTAGATTTTCACTATtcattttcattattatttttattatttcattttcattattattttcattataGTTTTATTTATTCCCATTATTGAACATGGATTACAGTTCGAAAGGtttattttagttgaaaacTTCAACGGTATACAAAATCTCAAAACACGTGCGTGTGCCTCCAGGCTTTTCCGCAAACTCCTGCTAAATGCGCACCCAATGCATTTTGGTATTACGCAACATACGTCATATTTGAATGAcgtaatttttaataataatttaaatttaaaccacggaatcgcattttggataaagcatcttccgAGTTTAGcattcataaaaacaaaaaacatggcGGAGGCAAGCACTAAGGATGAGCAAAAAATATCTGCTGAGGAAGTTTGTACAGATGATAGCAACAAAATCAATAGGCGTGTCTCTCTAGGTAACCTGTTACATTTACGTTTCTATTGCTGTAATACAGATGTTTGAAAATATTGGTTTAGGTTCAGTTTATCAGTCagggaaaacttttaaatatgctCTGGTAAAGTATAGCTAAATAAAATACACCTGTAATAGATGAAttccgttgtttacattttcagaggTAAGCTCATTCAGCTTtggcatttgcgtggcaggaaaaaaaTGGGGGCGCTAGGTGAAGCAATGTAGTAATTATCAGTCTATTTCTTCACACAAAGCCGTTCTTAGGATTTTTAATGAATTTAAATAAACCAGAAGGCATCCAcctacactcgataatagtttataacccCAACGATGTTCCAGTTGGAAGAAATCCACAGTAAAAGACCTTTtttcaccaaatcctagcatcttttttcctgccaagCAAATGCCAGAGCCAAGGAGCTTATCACTGAAGAgtaaacaaatgacgtcacGCGGGAATTCATCTATTTGCCGTCTATTACGTCCTACTTAAACAGGAAATGGCTTATTTAAACTGGTAAAAGGAAATTATTCCAAAATTCACACACTTAAGCTGAATTTTGCATCCTCTTTTAGTGCCGTCCAAGGATGTGTGACCAACTATAATTCTTTTAagccaataaaaaaattgatgaagggAACACATCTTTTTACGCAGAAACTTTATCACTTGATTCATTCAACCAAAACTGCATGTACATGCCAGCAAGTCGATGTTTCCACCGCTTATTTTAATTGTTCAGACGACTGTCATTTTGACGCAAGTTGTTTATACCCCAGACctcttacatatatatatatatatatgtatttcaCATCAAATTAGAATTGTAGCTTATTTAGGACATTTTCCATAGACTAAGTTAAGGAgaattgttttctttctttacgAATTATCTTGACAAATACGTCTAGTCCCTCCATTTTTTTATGGAGTTAGGTTGCTCGTTAAGTCACCTCTGTTCAAGCTACATTTTGTATatgtttttagctaataaaTTTATTGCGACTATACAAGGGAACAGTAATAGGCAGCGAAAGTAGTTCATAGCTTAATTAGGAGAAATAAATCGCCTAAATAGCTTATTATATACTAATTAGACTATCATAACCTAAAATTTATGATATTGCTGGCCTGCTTTCTGCTATGTTtcaatttcctttttttgtataaagtaTTATTTGtgctttaacaataaaaaagacCAAATCAGACACCTCTCCCAATAAAACAGTACTTGTTTTGTTAAAACCACTTGTTGAAGTACTGTTTATAAATAGAGATATTCCAACAAGTATAATTTTCCTATTTGAAGGTTACTTACAAAATTTGCACATTCTCTGGTACATTGGTTGGAGATATGTGGAAAATTTCAGCTATGATAGCTTCTTTGCTCATTACAATTAGTTTTGTGGTTATGTTGAAACAAACTGAGACATAGACAACAGAGTAAATGAATCTTATAAGACGAAATTGCAATTTATCCTTGGCACTAATTGTTGTGTGTTTTTTACCTTTGTTCATTTATAACTCTTTTTAGATTTACATACACATTTCGTTGATGCCCATCCAGAATGTTCTGTTTGTCTACAACCTTGTTTACATCCTGTCAAACTTCCATGTTCTCACATCTTTTGTTTCCTCTGTGTAAAAGGATTCGCATACAGGAGTCGACGATGTGCATTGTGTCGAAGAGAAGTGTCATTAGAATATTTTGAGAAACCTGTTGTTGTAAGTTTTTATACATTATACGATCTCTTTTATAAACACCCGAGTTTATTTGATTTGGTTATCCTACAAACACCTGGCTGTAAGACTCAAAAAAGCTAATCCCTTCTTTAAATAAACATCCTCTTTTTAATTCCACAATTGCATACTATTTATTAATAGTATCTATCTGCCAAACCCTTTCGAAGTCACATATTCCCTTAAAAATTACCAGTTATTGCAGTGTTACATACAGGACGAATACAATTTGTGTATACGCTAGCCTGGTACACCACCCCGGATCTTCCAGCTAGTTTACTTTAATCTTGAGATatatttattgtatatataatCTGTTATCCGTGTTACTTACCTCGAATGCTCTTTTAGGTAAAAGTTCGTCAAAAGCAGGATGAAGATTCTGGAAATCCTGAAAGTTCATGCCATTCTAAAGAATCTTACAATTGGTTTTATGAAGGTCGTAACGGTTGGTGGCAGTATGATGAACGGGCATCTTCTATATTGGAAGAAGCTTTTAAATCTGAGTCAAGATCATGCGATTTAATTATCGCCGGCTTCTTGTATCTTGTAGACTTCAGTAATATGATTCAGTTTCGAAAGACAAACCCAGCTAGATGTAGACGAGTTAAGCGAGATAAGGTAAACGCAGACAAGAAAGGTATAGCTGGGTTAAAATTAAAAGCAAGACCAACGAAGCAAATATGTAGTTGCGTGACTGAAAAAACGACTAAAAACTGTTCAAAATGCTCTCAAACTGTTTGTTCTAACCGTCTTTCTAGTCCAGATAATAAGGCGGAAGACAGTACTGGTGCTGTAAGTAGAGACTGTGAAGAGACTGTGCAGCAGACAGAAGGAGAATCGattgctgaagaaatacagaccaGAATGTCACGTTTGATGAGCGATCCTAGTCAAGATAGTTGATAGCAGTTATTCCTGTTGACTACTACCgccaaaaaaagaaagatttctgCTTCGTACCACGTCTTATATAGAAAGCTTCCATGAGCTACCTATTTCTCGTCTTATGTGGGAGAATTAATTGCGATATTTAACTTCCAAGAGAGTAGTGGCTTATGAAGATTCAGGGTGTttttttaggctgcaaaggTAGTTTCTCTGACCGTGTattacacaaataaaaatatgcttatttttacatttttgtatttatttttaattctcgGCATACGTGTTTATTGTATTTTTGCTGCTATTTTTACTTTACCTAGGTAGATTTCTCAGTGATGATTTTGACGGTGATTTTGTGAAGCTGAAACAGTTTCTATCTTGTTAAAGCTTTATATTTCTCAGAacgtttttaaccaatcagaacagTAGGGTTTGCTAAGAAATAATAGGTAAATATTaagttttacttttatttaaaaacgtttAGTTCGTTTAGTTTTCTCTTTTGCAAAAATCGGAAAATTGCGTCTAACCAAATTCATCACTAACTACCTTATAGGTGAAAAATCCGTTGGTCATTGATTTCGTCGGTGAAAatgtcaattttaatttttaaatatttagagggttttttaaataaattcttttttttatttatttattatcaatTACATACAACCTGCGTCTTCACTTATTATAGTTGACGTTATTTTGTCATCAACATATGTTTCAATTGCggtgttttcttcttttatgttGTCCACCATTTCGGTCTATAATTTATTGTTGAGATTAGGACGTTGCgtattgtattttttatcaaaattccgCCAAAAACGTTTCGCTCGGCACGGAATGAAAACTTTAACTTTTTTACTgaacagaaattaaaaaaaaggatttcAACGAGTCAAAATTCGATCTTGTtgtcgattttttatttttttccaccaATTATTGCAACACTAATTACTCCAGCTTTCAATTAATACATTTTCAGAATACGAGTTGTTATTCCTTTTGATTACTGGTTCCTCTTTCTCCACCTTGAACATTGCTTCAAAAAGTTTAGCTTATAAGGGTTCAAAATTAATATGAATCCTTGCTCGTCAACCACATCCCCAAGACTATGTGAATCTCATCGACACTGCGTTTCTTGATCATTCTGGCAAACGGTATAAGGAACTGGGTTCGAGGTTGCTGGCATATGACAGAGAGGTCATTGACGCTTCATACTAATATAATTTTATCGTTCGTATTAGCCAGTATAAATGCCAGTTCACCCGAATTGTTTATCTATAATGTATGTTCTGTTTACCATTTTAAGGTCCGTATACCGTTATGATATCTGCAGGAAAATGAGTATCGTTCCAATCGGGGTTGTAAGTCACGTGCTTAAACTTATATGGAGTAACTCTTCGTAGTTTTTTGCTTATTGACTTCACTTTCTTTGCGATCATTTCTAAAATTGTTCTGTTGTAATGTGTATGATTGTCATGCATTTCATCCATGGTATCTTTAATGGCTTTCTCTTCGTTATCGCTTGAGTTAAAGTGATAAACAAAGGTAGCCAGGGTTAATCCCAAGCATACCACGTAAAACAGCTGTTGTATGGCTGTCCTGCATATCAATTTCATAGCTATATGCTGTCCCGACGTGTTAGATCTAATTAAACCATGTTTGGCTTACCTAGAAAAGCCGCAGTATAACGTACTTGCTATCATGTTTAAGTAAATAAATGTTACGTT from Hydractinia symbiolongicarpus strain clone_291-10 chromosome 12, HSymV2.1, whole genome shotgun sequence encodes the following:
- the LOC130621751 gene encoding uncharacterized protein LOC130621751, whose translation is MHFGITQHTSYLNDVIFNNNLNLNHGIAFWIKHLPSLAFIKTKNMAEASTKDEQKISAEEVCTDDSNKINRRVSLDLHTHFVDAHPECSVCLQPCLHPVKLPCSHIFCFLCVKGFAYRSRRCALCRREVSLEYFEKPVVVKVRQKQDEDSGNPESSCHSKESYNWFYEGRNGWWQYDERASSILEEAFKSESRSCDLIIAGFLYLVDFSNMIQFRKTNPARCRRVKRDKVNADKKGIAGLKLKARPTKQICSCVTEKTTKNCSKCSQTVCSNRLSSPDNKAEDSTGAVSRDCEETVQQTEGESIAEEIQTRMSRLMSDPSQDS